A single region of the Limnochordia bacterium genome encodes:
- a CDS encoding monovalent cation/H+ antiporter subunit D family protein: protein MSFMLVGILSALIGGVIVALLPEESQKLRRGIVLATCLLSALSVWQVAATIFSKTSPLNTLEWGIWQFRADPLALSYALIAGTLWVLTAIYSYGYMPQDPRQRSFYAFFLLSMGITLGIAFAGNLLVLYIFYELLTFSTYPLVIHRRSEEALRAGKKYIIYSLVGAGALLVAIVATGFMAGSLSFGTGAILDQTATSGKTVWLLILFVIGFGVKAALMPLHRWLPQAMVAPTPVSALLHAVAVVNAGVFGLLRVVYSVFGPDLLTKLGVRPYLLVLASFTVLAGSIVALRQDVLKKRLAYSTISQLSYMLVGAFTLSSFGLSGAIFHMLNHSIIKITLFFCAGAIEHNTGKTRVSELAGLERTLPWTFALFGIASLGMVGMLPVSAFWSKYYLMKAGLSSGNWPLLLVFIISGILNACYFFPIVIQGFLGTGPIRSTEGNKETYLMLVPCALLVVFALVLGVYPNLAWSYLVDGVVGSFF from the coding sequence ATGTCTTTTATGCTCGTTGGGATACTAAGTGCACTCATCGGGGGAGTAATCGTGGCCCTACTACCGGAGGAAAGTCAGAAACTGCGGAGGGGCATAGTACTGGCAACTTGCCTCCTATCGGCACTATCTGTTTGGCAAGTGGCGGCAACTATCTTCTCTAAGACCTCCCCACTGAACACACTAGAATGGGGAATCTGGCAGTTTAGGGCTGATCCTTTGGCCCTCTCCTATGCCTTAATCGCCGGGACCTTGTGGGTTCTTACGGCCATCTACTCCTACGGATACATGCCTCAAGATCCTAGACAACGTTCTTTTTATGCCTTTTTCCTACTTTCGATGGGAATCACCCTGGGCATTGCCTTTGCCGGTAACTTATTGGTATTGTACATTTTCTACGAACTTCTCACTTTCAGTACCTATCCTTTGGTGATCCATCGCAGAAGCGAAGAGGCCCTTAGGGCAGGAAAGAAGTATATCATCTACAGCTTAGTCGGTGCTGGTGCTCTCCTAGTGGCGATAGTCGCCACTGGATTTATGGCAGGCTCACTAAGCTTTGGCACAGGGGCGATCCTAGACCAAACGGCCACCAGCGGGAAAACGGTGTGGCTACTGATTCTTTTTGTGATTGGCTTTGGCGTCAAGGCTGCCTTGATGCCCTTACACCGCTGGCTGCCCCAGGCAATGGTGGCTCCCACGCCAGTAAGTGCTCTTTTGCATGCGGTTGCTGTGGTAAATGCCGGGGTGTTTGGCCTGCTGCGGGTTGTTTACTCCGTGTTTGGCCCAGACCTTCTTACAAAGCTCGGGGTTCGACCCTACCTTTTGGTCCTGGCATCCTTTACCGTCCTGGCTGGTTCAATCGTCGCCCTAAGGCAGGACGTACTCAAGAAACGTCTAGCCTATTCAACAATCAGTCAGTTATCATACATGCTGGTTGGTGCTTTTACGTTATCATCTTTCGGATTATCTGGCGCCATCTTTCATATGCTCAACCATTCGATTATAAAGATCACCCTGTTTTTCTGTGCGGGAGCCATTGAGCATAACACAGGCAAGACTCGGGTTAGTGAACTTGCGGGCCTAGAACGAACACTACCATGGACCTTTGCCCTGTTTGGTATCGCTAGTTTAGGCATGGTAGGGATGTTACCGGTCTCAGCCTTTTGGAGCAAGTATTACTTGATGAAAGCTGGCTTATCTTCAGGAAACTGGCCTTTGCTCCTTGTTTTCATCATCAGCGGGATCCTAAACGCCTGTTACTTTTTCCCCATTGTGATCCAAGGGTTTCTAGGGACAGGTCCCATCCGTTCCACCGAAGGTAACAAGGAGACCTACCTAATGCTTGTCCCTTGCGCGTTACTCGTTGTTTTTGCTCTAGTTTTAGGCGTGTACCCCAATTTGGCTTGGTCGTATCTAGTAGATGGGGTCGTTGGGAGTTTCTTTTAG
- a CDS encoding DUF4040 domain-containing protein gives MGFAVVDYQIMALLAILILGALAVVLGRNLLYAVIVYGIYSLIMAVVWLLMNAPDLGITEAAAGIGTTALTMAVLSRTSRKDE, from the coding sequence ATGGGATTTGCCGTAGTTGATTACCAAATCATGGCCCTGCTTGCGATCTTGATCCTTGGTGCTTTGGCAGTAGTACTTGGACGCAACCTCCTGTATGCCGTAATCGTGTACGGGATTTACAGTCTGATCATGGCCGTAGTCTGGCTGCTAATGAATGCCCCGGATCTAGGTATTACCGAAGCGGCAGCAGGAATCGGTACGACGGCCTTGACGATGGCGGTACTAAGCCGCACTAGCCGAAAGGACGAATAG
- a CDS encoding DUF4139 domain-containing protein, which produces MKYILAFLVVALVSGCIVEIACAGELTTDLTIFSDNLGLIKQMLSVPATGAGDEIVLNVSKQIIVDSVHLELANGTAITKQWYSDDLANYSTLLQCYLGKDVLLRFEEEGTIVTKKVKLIRADPGFTVLLDHDTLLTNPSGTIIFPLDDGLVLEPGLHFVVAEQLPDNTQGNLNYLTRGLSWSAYYDVILSTDETTADITARAELANQCGYSFVDATVRLVAGKLNRTTNRTPALQDAVMLRDVAAGAMYPEAERFFEYYIYDLPSAITLEHGGRVYVAFLRQQQIPVKKSFVLARRGALDASERDLYTILTLQGKQLDKPLPAGAVRIYKEGTTFRELIGEDAISHIPSGDDVQLTVGTPYDIRTSKKILNQSSHSEMVGNLKKTVSTYEISITIENFKDEEILVTVPENMQWENYQVRVQSEHPMRKVDRYLVEFDVPVAAKDKSELLYTVETVTIR; this is translated from the coding sequence ATGAAGTACATCTTAGCTTTTCTCGTGGTAGCCCTGGTATCTGGCTGTATTGTTGAGATCGCTTGTGCCGGGGAGCTTACGACAGACCTAACGATTTTCAGTGATAACCTCGGGCTGATAAAACAAATGTTAAGCGTTCCAGCAACTGGTGCCGGCGATGAGATCGTGCTCAATGTCTCAAAGCAGATTATTGTAGATAGCGTCCACTTAGAACTAGCTAACGGGACGGCCATTACCAAGCAATGGTATTCCGATGATCTTGCTAATTACTCCACCCTCCTGCAATGCTATCTGGGGAAGGATGTGCTCCTACGATTTGAAGAAGAGGGCACCATAGTCACAAAAAAGGTAAAGCTCATTAGGGCAGACCCCGGTTTTACTGTCCTGCTGGATCATGACACTTTGTTGACTAACCCATCGGGTACAATCATCTTTCCTCTGGACGATGGACTTGTTCTGGAACCAGGGCTACATTTTGTGGTGGCAGAACAGCTACCTGACAACACCCAAGGCAATCTTAACTACTTGACCCGTGGCCTTAGTTGGTCTGCCTACTATGATGTGATCTTATCTACGGATGAGACAACCGCAGACATCACCGCAAGGGCGGAGTTAGCTAATCAGTGCGGCTATTCCTTCGTTGATGCAACGGTACGCCTGGTTGCCGGAAAGCTTAACCGGACCACTAATAGGACACCGGCCCTGCAGGATGCGGTAATGCTTCGTGATGTGGCAGCTGGAGCCATGTACCCCGAAGCAGAGCGTTTCTTCGAATACTATATCTACGATCTGCCGTCTGCCATCACGCTGGAGCATGGGGGCAGGGTGTATGTTGCTTTTCTGAGGCAGCAGCAGATTCCCGTTAAAAAGAGCTTTGTTCTTGCCCGCCGGGGAGCTTTGGATGCCTCCGAGCGCGATCTGTATACGATCCTCACTCTACAGGGAAAGCAGCTTGACAAACCCCTGCCCGCTGGTGCAGTCCGCATCTACAAAGAAGGAACCACGTTCCGCGAGCTCATTGGCGAAGATGCCATCAGCCATATCCCCAGTGGGGATGATGTACAGTTGACCGTTGGCACCCCCTACGATATCCGCACCAGTAAGAAAATCCTTAATCAGTCGTCCCACTCGGAAATGGTAGGTAACCTCAAAAAGACTGTGAGTACCTACGAAATCTCAATTACAATTGAGAACTTCAAAGACGAAGAGATTCTAGTCACAGTACCTGAGAACATGCAGTGGGAGAACTACCAGGTGAGGGTCCAAAGTGAACATCCCATGCGCAAGGTAGACAGATATCTTGTAGAATTTGATGTGCCGGTGGCGGCCAAAGACAAAAGCGAACTACTGTATACCGTTGAAACGGTTACTATACGCTAA
- a CDS encoding complex I subunit 5 family protein — translation MLLAALIIIPALGALGSIFSRRAQGILGLVTTSLTLLLGGIVGQRVYSTGPLNLEFSWGIFTPSLRADTLSIVFTLFTLFIWWAVAWYIPGYMKMEKRASVFYASFLLTLSAVLGVFLAGNWFTLLFFFELMTLTSLLWVVFYQSKEAIGASLYYLFFSVLAGLFLAAGLVLLSDGGSGLTFNCVDATNPKTFSWGLASLLVAFGIKAGMVPLHLWLPKAHPVAPSPASALLSGILIKTGAYGLIRTGQLAGWGRAASWFGPALVTLGVITMLLGVGLALLQSNAKRLLAYHSVSQMGYIILGVGIGFLMGSDGGFGLGGALYHSLNHALFKSALFLGIGMIVLRTGQSDLYRMGGLWRQYPVTALCTLVAALGITGTPGLNGYASKTLLHHGLSQAASVKIPLVWVERCFLLVGIGTAASFCKLFFLTFLGKPRSNISKLPKESRLESLSLLFLAIAMVAIGSRPNWFVESALVPILTSFGMDTTSLTSLSFWNAQDLGGMVLTLGLGGALCWFGLRSGLFHWQPPTWLSLEQLGGIVLTGMRRTIWGLEEACERIWAALVFCRNGARLRMRKLVVQFEEREGSFAHIRLSNLGLQTMALVATFAILLIYFFWQAGIPA, via the coding sequence ATGCTACTTGCAGCACTGATTATTATACCCGCCTTAGGAGCCCTAGGTAGCATCTTTAGTAGAAGGGCCCAAGGAATACTAGGACTTGTTACTACCTCCCTCACTTTGCTGTTAGGGGGAATTGTCGGTCAACGAGTGTATAGCACCGGTCCCCTAAATCTAGAGTTTTCTTGGGGTATCTTCACTCCTTCGTTAAGAGCCGACACTCTGTCGATCGTATTCACCCTGTTTACACTCTTCATCTGGTGGGCAGTAGCTTGGTACATTCCAGGATACATGAAAATGGAAAAAAGGGCTTCAGTGTTTTACGCCTCATTTTTGCTTACCCTATCCGCGGTACTTGGCGTCTTTCTTGCTGGCAACTGGTTTACTCTGTTGTTTTTCTTCGAACTGATGACCCTTACATCCCTTCTCTGGGTCGTGTTCTACCAGAGTAAGGAGGCAATTGGGGCTTCTTTGTACTATCTTTTCTTCAGTGTGCTGGCGGGGTTGTTTCTAGCTGCGGGCCTTGTTTTATTAAGCGACGGAGGAAGTGGTCTCACCTTCAATTGTGTTGACGCAACCAATCCAAAGACCTTTTCCTGGGGGCTGGCTTCTTTGCTGGTGGCCTTCGGGATCAAGGCAGGCATGGTCCCGTTGCATCTGTGGCTTCCCAAGGCCCATCCCGTGGCGCCATCGCCGGCTAGTGCTCTGCTTTCGGGTATCCTAATTAAGACCGGTGCCTATGGACTGATCCGCACCGGGCAACTAGCCGGGTGGGGCAGGGCGGCAAGTTGGTTCGGACCTGCGCTTGTTACCCTCGGAGTAATCACCATGCTTTTAGGGGTGGGACTTGCGTTACTACAGAGCAATGCAAAAAGGCTCCTTGCCTACCACAGCGTAAGCCAAATGGGCTACATAATATTGGGAGTTGGCATTGGTTTTCTGATGGGGAGCGACGGTGGTTTTGGCTTGGGAGGCGCCCTCTACCATAGTCTAAACCATGCCCTATTTAAGTCCGCACTTTTCTTAGGTATTGGTATGATTGTTCTGCGCACGGGTCAATCTGATCTATATCGGATGGGGGGCCTCTGGAGGCAGTATCCCGTTACAGCCCTATGCACACTAGTTGCTGCTTTGGGGATTACCGGTACCCCTGGGCTAAACGGCTATGCCAGTAAGACGTTGCTGCATCACGGGTTAAGTCAAGCAGCTTCAGTCAAGATACCGCTGGTCTGGGTCGAGCGATGCTTTCTTTTGGTCGGAATCGGCACCGCTGCTTCCTTCTGCAAGCTATTCTTCTTGACCTTTCTGGGCAAACCCCGTAGCAATATTAGCAAGCTGCCGAAAGAATCCCGCTTGGAGTCTTTGAGCCTATTGTTCTTAGCTATCGCCATGGTAGCCATCGGGTCTCGTCCCAACTGGTTTGTTGAGAGCGCCTTGGTTCCCATCCTTACTTCCTTTGGTATGGATACGACCAGTCTAACAAGTCTTTCCTTTTGGAATGCCCAAGACCTTGGGGGAATGGTTCTTACCCTAGGACTCGGTGGTGCGCTTTGCTGGTTCGGGTTAAGGTCCGGCCTTTTCCACTGGCAGCCCCCGACCTGGTTAAGTCTGGAGCAACTCGGTGGCATAGTCCTTACGGGGATGCGCCGGACTATTTGGGGTCTTGAAGAAGCCTGTGAAAGAATATGGGCAGCTTTGGTTTTCTGCAGGAACGGAGCCCGTCTGCGAATGCGAAAGCTAGTGGTACAATTTGAGGAGCGAGAAGGTAGTTTCGCCCACATTCGTCTATCGAACTTAGGGCTTCAGACCATGGCGCTTGTAGCTACCTTTGCCATTCTCCTCATCTACTTCTTCTGGCAGGCTGGCATCCCGGCATAA
- a CDS encoding monovalent cation/H+ antiporter complex subunit F: protein MGGAFWLFAGTICLIFPILFRAVKGPTAPDRVVAINAVSTNITLAILLWAFLQREPMFIDVALVFVICGFVGVVCTLQVLTTVNADTLTTTAKQTKRGQNDGGDAA, encoded by the coding sequence ATGGGAGGAGCCTTCTGGCTATTCGCAGGAACTATCTGCCTGATATTTCCCATCTTGTTCCGTGCCGTTAAAGGACCAACCGCCCCAGATCGGGTAGTGGCAATCAATGCGGTCAGTACCAATATTACTTTGGCAATCCTGCTTTGGGCCTTTTTGCAGCGTGAACCTATGTTTATTGATGTAGCCTTGGTCTTTGTTATCTGTGGTTTTGTAGGAGTGGTATGTACGTTACAGGTTCTGACCACTGTTAATGCGGATACTCTAACTACTACTGCAAAACAAACGAAGCGTGGGCAGAACGATGGAGGCGATGCGGCGTGA
- a CDS encoding sodium:proton antiporter, which produces MKDYILKRVVILLLPLMQVFGLYVIFHGHLSPGGGFAGGMIVGLGLVCYAAVYGMEKGTDKVPDRAATLIESFGTLWYGAVGLVGVFKGTLFLSNKATGVPMGQPAALLSGGWILVITLGVGIKVASTIVTLFYALTEEEES; this is translated from the coding sequence TTGAAAGACTACATTCTAAAACGTGTGGTGATCTTGCTCCTCCCTTTGATGCAGGTCTTTGGTCTTTACGTCATTTTCCATGGCCACCTGTCCCCCGGAGGCGGATTTGCCGGGGGTATGATCGTTGGATTAGGCCTAGTATGCTATGCTGCTGTCTACGGAATGGAGAAGGGTACAGATAAGGTGCCCGATCGCGCTGCCACACTAATTGAAAGTTTCGGGACTCTATGGTATGGAGCCGTAGGCTTAGTAGGCGTTTTTAAGGGGACCTTGTTCCTGTCAAATAAGGCTACTGGTGTGCCCATGGGACAACCTGCCGCGCTGTTGTCCGGTGGGTGGATTTTAGTGATCACCCTTGGGGTTGGCATTAAGGTGGCAAGTACTATCGTTACCTTATTCTATGCCCTTACAGAGGAGGAAGAATCTTGA
- a CDS encoding Na+/H+ antiporter subunit E — protein sequence MSKKGLIMFLLLLSFWFILSAEIDFQHLAIGVLVALSTTWFWGSTAEALPSIPTFREFLGFGRCLWLLLVAVVESNISVARIVLSGGECEPRVFRFQPELQTNWGRVFVANCITLTPGTVTVDLNPDNGEFTIYALGDEQEQGVFAWRLIEQVRKLEAGRMVAWEEPSGYSQELSA from the coding sequence ATGTCTAAAAAGGGTCTCATCATGTTTCTACTACTTTTAAGTTTCTGGTTTATCCTATCCGCTGAAATAGACTTTCAGCATCTGGCTATCGGTGTCCTAGTGGCACTGTCCACCACATGGTTCTGGGGCAGTACCGCTGAGGCATTGCCCAGCATTCCCACCTTTCGAGAGTTTCTTGGATTCGGCCGGTGTCTGTGGCTTCTTCTGGTTGCCGTAGTCGAGTCCAATATATCCGTCGCAAGAATAGTCCTTTCCGGTGGGGAATGTGAGCCAAGGGTCTTCCGTTTCCAGCCTGAGCTGCAAACCAATTGGGGACGGGTATTTGTGGCCAACTGCATTACCCTGACACCGGGAACTGTAACCGTTGACCTTAACCCAGACAACGGAGAATTTACGATCTACGCGCTAGGCGATGAGCAAGAACAAGGAGTATTTGCTTGGCGGCTGATCGAACAGGTGCGCAAACTAGAGGCAGGGAGGATGGTAGCATGGGAGGAGCCTTCTGGCTATTCGCAGGAACTATCTGCCTGA
- a CDS encoding cation:proton antiporter subunit C: MKVSLLSRLLANYPYVAAFILFAIGIYGVIASSNLLRKLLGISIMESAIFLMFIASGNITGRGVPIVDAAKESVGYVNPLPQALILTGIVVGVSTTAFALALLVKLHKYYGTLDARIIYDKREADKH, from the coding sequence TTGAAGGTATCTTTGCTATCAAGGCTACTGGCCAACTATCCGTATGTTGCCGCATTCATCCTCTTTGCCATTGGGATATATGGGGTGATCGCTTCATCTAATCTCCTAAGAAAGCTGCTTGGGATTAGCATCATGGAAAGTGCCATATTCCTAATGTTTATTGCCTCGGGTAATATCACTGGTCGAGGTGTACCTATTGTCGATGCTGCTAAGGAATCAGTAGGTTACGTTAACCCATTACCCCAGGCTTTAATCCTTACTGGTATTGTGGTAGGCGTAAGCACCACCGCGTTTGCCTTGGCACTTCTGGTGAAGTTGCATAAATACTATGGTACCCTTGATGCCCGCATCATCTACGACAAAAGAGAGGCGGATAAACATTGA
- a CDS encoding monovalent cation/H+ antiporter subunit D family protein, whose amino-acid sequence MIQENLPVLLVVTLLFTAYLLPIFTKRRPRIIELLVVTVECLILGGTLYLAGLIARQGRAPIIYPAGGWPAPWGIELSVGSLSILFLLMIAGVGLPVAIFATDGITWQLRSRQRVAWFFTLYLLLAAALAGLAVTNDLFNVYVFVEVATISCCALVAAKDDPLAIKAAFRYLLLATVGSGFIFAGIGLIYLVTGNLDMTFAFTELSQRAYTYPHVVRLAISFFVIGFGTKAALFPLHLWLPDAHSAALTPASAILSGLAVKGYIIALAKILYIIVGPALLQALSIDRILLLMGMVAIVAGSLLALAQDELKRRLAYSTVAQVGYIFLGLGLMNTTGLAGALFYAASHAIIKACLFLAAGAIISRTGKERVSQMAGVGREMPITMGIFTICSFALMGLPLLSGFIGKWNLLRGSIQAGSFLASLVIILGSLLCAGYLLPVIRTAYFVPAGTTTTKETSFLQISSMLILTVFVIVLGIAPGPLWNLAWQAARDLLGG is encoded by the coding sequence TTGATCCAGGAAAACTTACCCGTACTACTTGTTGTAACACTTCTTTTCACCGCCTATCTGTTGCCAATTTTCACCAAGAGACGTCCTCGCATTATTGAGTTGTTGGTCGTTACAGTGGAGTGCCTAATCCTAGGAGGAACACTATATCTGGCCGGATTAATAGCGAGGCAGGGGAGAGCACCCATTATTTATCCAGCAGGTGGGTGGCCCGCACCTTGGGGCATTGAGCTTTCTGTGGGTTCCTTGAGCATCCTCTTTCTGCTCATGATTGCTGGTGTAGGCCTTCCAGTGGCCATTTTCGCCACAGACGGTATTACCTGGCAACTTCGTAGTAGGCAAAGGGTTGCTTGGTTTTTCACCCTCTATTTACTGCTTGCGGCAGCATTGGCCGGACTTGCTGTTACCAATGACCTATTTAATGTTTACGTTTTCGTGGAAGTGGCAACTATTAGCTGTTGTGCTCTTGTCGCGGCAAAGGACGATCCTTTGGCAATCAAAGCTGCCTTCAGGTATCTTCTCTTGGCTACAGTTGGTTCCGGTTTCATTTTCGCCGGCATTGGACTCATTTATCTAGTTACAGGTAATCTAGATATGACCTTTGCCTTCACAGAGCTTAGTCAAAGGGCTTACACCTATCCCCATGTGGTACGCCTGGCGATCAGTTTCTTTGTCATTGGATTTGGGACTAAAGCGGCTTTATTTCCCTTGCATCTTTGGCTACCCGATGCCCATTCTGCAGCCTTGACCCCAGCTAGTGCCATCCTTTCAGGATTAGCCGTGAAAGGATATATCATTGCTTTGGCCAAAATCCTTTATATCATAGTTGGACCGGCTCTCCTGCAGGCCTTATCTATTGATCGCATTCTCCTTTTAATGGGAATGGTGGCTATTGTTGCAGGTTCTCTCCTGGCTTTAGCCCAAGATGAACTAAAAAGGCGACTAGCTTACTCAACGGTTGCCCAAGTGGGCTATATTTTCTTAGGGTTAGGATTGATGAATACAACGGGCCTTGCGGGTGCGCTTTTCTATGCGGCAAGCCATGCGATTATTAAGGCATGCCTTTTCCTAGCCGCTGGTGCCATCATCTCTCGCACCGGTAAGGAAAGGGTAAGCCAGATGGCCGGAGTAGGTCGTGAAATGCCCATAACCATGGGAATTTTTACTATCTGTAGCTTTGCCCTAATGGGATTACCGCTACTGTCGGGGTTCATTGGGAAATGGAACCTGCTTCGCGGCAGTATTCAAGCTGGATCATTCCTTGCTTCGTTGGTGATCATCCTCGGCAGCTTGCTTTGCGCCGGTTACCTTCTGCCTGTGATCCGTACTGCTTACTTTGTGCCTGCAGGCACCACAACAACCAAGGAAACGTCCTTCTTACAGATCAGCTCTATGCTAATTCTGACCGTCTTTGTTATTGTTTTAGGCATTGCACCAGGACCACTGTGGAATTTGGCGTGGCAGGCCGCGCGGGACTTACTAGGTGGATAA
- the mnhG gene encoding monovalent cation/H(+) antiporter subunit G — protein MTTILANLCFVGAFLFLGVGTLGLFRMPDIYARLQTVALGDTLGVGLTALGLLMLTTDRVIRIKLIMLVAIFWIINPTIAHLVAKASLVHGVDPTAEIKVEKGEGSWDLP, from the coding sequence GTGACTACCATCTTGGCTAATCTGTGTTTCGTGGGAGCGTTCCTTTTCCTTGGAGTAGGTACCCTCGGGCTTTTTCGCATGCCGGATATATATGCCCGTCTGCAGACCGTGGCCTTAGGAGATACCCTTGGGGTTGGACTGACAGCATTAGGTCTGTTAATGCTCACCACAGACAGAGTTATTCGGATTAAACTTATCATGTTAGTCGCAATATTCTGGATCATCAATCCAACTATTGCTCATTTAGTAGCCAAGGCTTCACTCGTCCACGGAGTGGATCCCACCGCAGAGATCAAAGTGGAAAAGGGGGAAGGATCATGGGATTTGCCGTAG
- a CDS encoding hydroxyacid dehydrogenase: MKKKALILADEAMLSLVFGSKQRALLEELVDVEVFAGDYQDLDSVLAAMENVQLLFCTWGMKPLDKNFIAASTQLEAIFYAAGSIRYIVSDEFWKSGIKICSAWAANAIPVAEMTLGLVILSLKQVFTHSRNCTGPEGYRRLPVAGAYESTVGLIGMGMIGRHVRELLTNLEVDVLVYDPYLSDAEAKALGVTKVSLDELFTQSDVVSLHAPNIPDTRNMIRGGHFRQLKPGATFINTARGALVHEGELIEVLQQRKDITAILDVTNPEPPREGSPLYTLPNVILTPHIAGSMGQECRRMAQYMVDECRRYLNGEPLLYQITQEMIKTMA; encoded by the coding sequence TTGAAAAAAAAGGCACTGATTTTAGCAGACGAAGCTATGCTTTCGTTAGTTTTCGGTTCAAAACAACGAGCCCTGCTCGAGGAGTTAGTCGATGTAGAGGTTTTTGCAGGAGACTACCAGGATTTGGATAGCGTACTGGCAGCCATGGAAAACGTCCAGCTTCTGTTTTGCACATGGGGCATGAAGCCCTTGGACAAAAACTTTATCGCCGCATCGACGCAACTTGAAGCCATCTTTTATGCAGCAGGCTCCATACGATACATTGTTAGTGACGAATTCTGGAAAAGTGGCATTAAGATATGCAGCGCCTGGGCGGCTAATGCGATACCGGTTGCCGAGATGACTCTTGGTCTAGTAATTCTGAGTCTGAAACAGGTCTTCACACACAGCCGCAATTGCACAGGACCCGAAGGATATCGACGCCTACCGGTGGCTGGTGCCTATGAAAGCACCGTCGGTCTCATCGGTATGGGCATGATTGGCAGGCACGTCCGCGAACTGCTTACCAATCTTGAGGTAGATGTCCTCGTCTACGATCCTTATCTCTCCGATGCGGAAGCCAAGGCCTTAGGGGTTACTAAGGTCTCCTTGGATGAACTGTTTACCCAAAGTGACGTGGTTAGCCTCCATGCTCCTAATATCCCCGATACACGCAACATGATCCGAGGAGGACACTTTCGGCAGCTAAAACCAGGGGCAACTTTCATCAATACAGCACGGGGAGCTTTAGTCCACGAAGGAGAGCTCATTGAGGTCCTGCAACAACGGAAGGATATCACCGCTATACTGGATGTAACCAACCCCGAACCACCCAGGGAAGGGTCACCACTGTACACCTTGCCCAATGTCATCCTCACACCACACATTGCTGGCTCCATGGGTCAGGAATGTCGACGTATGGCCCAGTACATGGTGGATGAGTGTAGACGATACCTGAATGGAGAACCTTTGTTGTATCAGATCACCCAGGAAATGATCAAAACCATGGCCTAA